A stretch of Stigmatopora argus isolate UIUO_Sarg chromosome 22, RoL_Sarg_1.0, whole genome shotgun sequence DNA encodes these proteins:
- the LOC144067819 gene encoding ribosomal protein S6 kinase beta-1-like isoform X2: MRQDQISEYMEQCSSFEFNINDCEKFEISENSVNQGTEQIKPECFELLKVLGKGGYGKVFQVRKVSGSTSGKIFAMKVLKKAMIVRNAKDTAHTKAERNILEEVKHPFIVDLIYAFQTGGKLYLILEYLSGGELFMQLEREGTFMEDTACFYLAEISMALGHLHQKGIIYRDLKAENIMLNNNGHVKLTDFGLCKESIHDGTVTHTFCGTIEYMAPEILMRSGHNRAVDWWSLGALMYDMLTGAPPFTGENRKKTIDKILKCKLSLPPYLTQEARDLLKKLLKRSASMRLGAGPNDAREVQAHPFFRHTNWEKLLARQVEPPFKPLLQSADDVSQFDSKFTSQPPVDSPDDSTLSESANEIFLGFTYVAPSVLENIKGKSTPEPKLRSPRKFPGSPRTPVSPAKFKRGDGWPWGSTEQPMEVSSSEQTDTSSSGASEASAPLPIKRPPSVSAPTYKKQVYPLNSKRPEHLRMNL; the protein is encoded by the exons ATGAGGCAG gACCAGATCAGTGAATACATGGAGCAATGTAGCAGTTTTGAATT CAACATCAACGATTGTGAAAAGTTTGAGATTTCTGAGAACAGCGTGAACCAGGGGACCGAGCAAATCAAGCCCGAGTGCTTTGAGTTGCTGAAGGTTTTGGGAAAGGGCGGCTACGGAAAG GTTTTTCAGGTTCGTAAAGTATCCGGTTCCACTTCTGGGAAGATATTTGCCatgaaagttttaaaaaag GCCATGATTGTTCGCAACGCAAAGGACACGGCGCACACCAAAGCGGAGCGGAACATTTTGGAAGAAGTCAAGCATCCTTTCATCGTGGATCTTATATATGCCTTCCAGACAGGAGGAAAGTTGTACTTAATCCTGGAGTATCTCAGCG GTGGAGAGCTTTTTATGCAACTGGAGAGAGAAGGCACCTTTATGGAAGATACCGCATG TTTTTACCTGGCGGAGATTTCAATGGCGCTGGGTCACCTGCACCAGAAAGGCATCATCTACCGAGACTTGAAGGCTGAAAACATCATGCTCAACAATAACG GGCATGTCAAGTTGACCGATTTCGGCCTGTGCAAAGAGTCCATCCACGATGGGACGGTCACCCACACCTTCTGCGGCACCATTGAATACAT GGCTCCGGAGATCCTAATGAGGAGCGGCCACAACCGAGCGGTAGACTGGTGGAGTCTAGGGGCTCTCATGTACGACATGCTGACAGGAGCA CCTCCCTTCACCGGCGAAAACCGAAAGAAGACCATCGATAAAATTCTCAAATGCAAACTTAGCCTCCCGCCGTACCTCACTCAAGAAGCCAGGGATCTCCTGAAAAAG CTTTTGAAGCGGAGCGCCTCCATGCGGCTGGGGGCGGGGCCAAACGACGCTCGCGAGGTCCAG GCCCACCCTTTCTTCCGCCATACCAACTGGGAGAAACTCCTGGCCCGGCAAGTGGAACCGCCATTCAAACCTCTCCTG CAATCGGCCGATGACGTCAGCCAGTTTGACTCCAAGTTCACCAGCCAGCCTCCGGTGGATAGCCCGGACGACTCGACGCTCAGCGAGAGCGCCAACGAAATCTTCCTG GGTTTCACGTACGTGGCTCCGTCGGTACTCGAAAACATCAAGGGGAAGTCCACGCCGGAACCCAAGCTGCGCTCGCCTCGCAAATTCCCGGGAAGCCCGAGAACGCCCGTCAG CCCGGCCAAGTTCAAGCGGGGTGACGGTTGGCCGTGGGGGTCCACGGAACAACCCATGGAGGTGTCGTCGTCGGAGCAAACGGACACCTCGAGCAGCGGCGCGTCGGAAGCCTCGGCGCCGCTGCCCATCAAGCGACCGCCCAGCGTCAGCGCGCCAACTTACAAAAAACAAGTGTACCCCCTGAACTCCAAGCGTCCGGAACACCTCCGGATGAACCTATGA
- the LOC144067819 gene encoding ribosomal protein S6 kinase beta-1-like isoform X1: MAGVFDIDLDQPDGNVSDDDVEDEDQISEYMEQCSSFEFNINDCEKFEISENSVNQGTEQIKPECFELLKVLGKGGYGKVFQVRKVSGSTSGKIFAMKVLKKAMIVRNAKDTAHTKAERNILEEVKHPFIVDLIYAFQTGGKLYLILEYLSGGELFMQLEREGTFMEDTACFYLAEISMALGHLHQKGIIYRDLKAENIMLNNNGHVKLTDFGLCKESIHDGTVTHTFCGTIEYMAPEILMRSGHNRAVDWWSLGALMYDMLTGAPPFTGENRKKTIDKILKCKLSLPPYLTQEARDLLKKLLKRSASMRLGAGPNDAREVQAHPFFRHTNWEKLLARQVEPPFKPLLQSADDVSQFDSKFTSQPPVDSPDDSTLSESANEIFLGFTYVAPSVLENIKGKSTPEPKLRSPRKFPGSPRTPVSPAKFKRGDGWPWGSTEQPMEVSSSEQTDTSSSGASEASAPLPIKRPPSVSAPTYKKQVYPLNSKRPEHLRMNL, from the exons ATGGCGGGGGTCTTCGACATCGATTTGGACCAACCGGACGGAAACGTGTCGGACGACGATGTCGAAGATGAG gACCAGATCAGTGAATACATGGAGCAATGTAGCAGTTTTGAATT CAACATCAACGATTGTGAAAAGTTTGAGATTTCTGAGAACAGCGTGAACCAGGGGACCGAGCAAATCAAGCCCGAGTGCTTTGAGTTGCTGAAGGTTTTGGGAAAGGGCGGCTACGGAAAG GTTTTTCAGGTTCGTAAAGTATCCGGTTCCACTTCTGGGAAGATATTTGCCatgaaagttttaaaaaag GCCATGATTGTTCGCAACGCAAAGGACACGGCGCACACCAAAGCGGAGCGGAACATTTTGGAAGAAGTCAAGCATCCTTTCATCGTGGATCTTATATATGCCTTCCAGACAGGAGGAAAGTTGTACTTAATCCTGGAGTATCTCAGCG GTGGAGAGCTTTTTATGCAACTGGAGAGAGAAGGCACCTTTATGGAAGATACCGCATG TTTTTACCTGGCGGAGATTTCAATGGCGCTGGGTCACCTGCACCAGAAAGGCATCATCTACCGAGACTTGAAGGCTGAAAACATCATGCTCAACAATAACG GGCATGTCAAGTTGACCGATTTCGGCCTGTGCAAAGAGTCCATCCACGATGGGACGGTCACCCACACCTTCTGCGGCACCATTGAATACAT GGCTCCGGAGATCCTAATGAGGAGCGGCCACAACCGAGCGGTAGACTGGTGGAGTCTAGGGGCTCTCATGTACGACATGCTGACAGGAGCA CCTCCCTTCACCGGCGAAAACCGAAAGAAGACCATCGATAAAATTCTCAAATGCAAACTTAGCCTCCCGCCGTACCTCACTCAAGAAGCCAGGGATCTCCTGAAAAAG CTTTTGAAGCGGAGCGCCTCCATGCGGCTGGGGGCGGGGCCAAACGACGCTCGCGAGGTCCAG GCCCACCCTTTCTTCCGCCATACCAACTGGGAGAAACTCCTGGCCCGGCAAGTGGAACCGCCATTCAAACCTCTCCTG CAATCGGCCGATGACGTCAGCCAGTTTGACTCCAAGTTCACCAGCCAGCCTCCGGTGGATAGCCCGGACGACTCGACGCTCAGCGAGAGCGCCAACGAAATCTTCCTG GGTTTCACGTACGTGGCTCCGTCGGTACTCGAAAACATCAAGGGGAAGTCCACGCCGGAACCCAAGCTGCGCTCGCCTCGCAAATTCCCGGGAAGCCCGAGAACGCCCGTCAG CCCGGCCAAGTTCAAGCGGGGTGACGGTTGGCCGTGGGGGTCCACGGAACAACCCATGGAGGTGTCGTCGTCGGAGCAAACGGACACCTCGAGCAGCGGCGCGTCGGAAGCCTCGGCGCCGCTGCCCATCAAGCGACCGCCCAGCGTCAGCGCGCCAACTTACAAAAAACAAGTGTACCCCCTGAACTCCAAGCGTCCGGAACACCTCCGGATGAACCTATGA